A window of Paenibacillus sp. 19GGS1-52 contains these coding sequences:
- a CDS encoding fumarylacetoacetate hydrolase family protein — protein MCAAVNNLYCVGRNYKQHAEELGNKVPTEPLIFMKPSHAAISLDKAIIELPKDAGQVHYEGELVLRIARDYVPGMTVEELVDVMALGLDFTLRDVHNDLQRKGLPWTAAKGFKNAAPLTPYIAFPDKEELEGTDFTVLKNGVEVQRGNVKSMIFSLQKIVDFIAARYGLGKDDIIFTGTPAGVGPTVTGDSFELYWGDKLMGTCLIG, from the coding sequence ATGTGTGCTGCTGTTAATAACCTATATTGTGTTGGACGTAATTATAAACAACATGCGGAGGAACTTGGCAATAAAGTGCCGACGGAACCGCTGATCTTTATGAAACCTTCTCATGCGGCTATTTCCCTCGATAAAGCGATTATTGAGCTTCCAAAAGATGCTGGACAGGTTCATTATGAAGGTGAGCTTGTACTGCGTATTGCACGCGATTACGTTCCGGGGATGACAGTCGAAGAACTAGTAGATGTGATGGCACTTGGGCTGGATTTTACGCTGCGGGATGTGCATAATGATCTGCAGCGTAAAGGGCTTCCCTGGACCGCCGCCAAAGGCTTTAAGAACGCAGCTCCGTTGACTCCTTACATAGCTTTTCCTGACAAGGAAGAGCTGGAAGGAACAGATTTTACGGTATTGAAGAATGGTGTGGAAGTACAGCGTGGAAATGTGAAGAGTATGATTTTTTCACTCCAGAAGATTGTTGATTTTATAGCGGCACGCTACGGACTTGGCAAAGATGATATTATATTTACAGGGACTCCCGCAGGTGTCGGACCCACCGTAACTGGTGATTCGTTCGAGCTGTACTGGGGCGACAAGCTGATGGGCACCTGCCTGATCGGATAA